The Rhododendron vialii isolate Sample 1 chromosome 3a, ASM3025357v1 nucleotide sequence TGGACGAATATAGTTCTGCGACAGAAAGTTAAGGAGATAATTTAAAGTCAGAAGTCGCAAGATGACCAATCAAAGTTCTTAGGGTCCTTCGATATATAAACCTTATTTCTTGAAAGTATAGCAAGTGAATGCAGACAGTCCAAAGCAGATAGTGCTTGAACAGCAGATTGGAACTCTCCATAATATTTACCGAAGGCCTCAAGAAAGCCATCCCAGGCACCTCGGCAGACAACACCAAGCTCCTCTTGTGCCAGTGTTAAATGGTCCAGGGCAGTCAATACTTCCGGAGGGTGATAGCGAATTGTTTTCTTAGTGCTATTTACTTTCACCCAGTCTAATGGTACCTTGACATCTGATGGCATCTGCCATTAAAGCTACATATAGTTAGGCCACACATACGCCAGTTGAGTAGAGATCAGATAATAGATGATAAGGACACCAAACAAGCCAAACAAGAAGTAAATACTAAACATTTATATGACAAACTCTACTAAACAAGCAAAACAGGTTATGCTCGACAAAATATATCACTGCAATACCAGTGCTTTAACAAACTTAAAAGATTCCTTAATATCAATGACATGGCATCATATTAAGATGCAAAGAAACAGTAGTTCCCTAAACTAACAGACTCCGCAAACCATGGAGAAAAGTGTAATGGAATAGaatgaaaatttcaaaacttaaatTGGGAAGAATATTCTACATGGAACTACCTCTATCAAATGCGTTGTGCCAGCCACGCTCATGAACTCTAATTTATGCATTCCAAGCTGTTTGCGGTACAAAACAATCATTGAATCCAATTTCTCTTTTGCCAATTGAACTGTTGTTCCAGCTTCAGCAACCTGCACAAGGATTGTTTAGCAATGATCAGGAGAAATGGGTGAAGGTTACATGCAGCAGAAATCAAAAGCAAGGTTGCTTATAAAACCTCCGGGAACCGTCCACTCGAAATGTTGAATAAATTCAGAAGATCGCCTCGATCAGCAGCTTCTTTATTCAGGGCAGACAGAAGTTTAGCCGCATTGCTAATAACACTAGATGATGAAGCTGTCAAAATCAACTTTCTCAACAACACGGAATGCACAGTTTTTCTCGACACACTCTTACTTTTGCCCTCTTCTTCAATGTGAAGTTGCTGAAGTTGTTTTCCAGTTACTAAGAGAGCTTGAATGACTGCCACAAACTGTAACATCAAGTCATGAAGACGGTAACCAAGCACAATCGATGGCATAGAACAACAATAAGCAGCTGTTTCATGCTCATAAAACGTccttagtttaaaaaaattcagattaGAAATATACCATCACTCTTCGCATTTAATTCTAGTCGGTTTTGATCCAAAGAAATGAGAAGATTTGAAGCAAAAGTATGGAAATAAACAAGTAAAAATAATAGCTAGTTCAGAAAATGTCTCTCTAACATAGTGCTGAATCCAAGCACCTTCTGATCATATCAACACTGAATAGCATGAAGGACTATCCATTTAGCCAGTCTTCAGTCCGTCAAACATTATATTAAGAGCTGAAAAATATATTGCACAACACTCTGCTCATAACATTCTATTGACCAATTGAACTATATGGCGAAATTGTGTTCAGGGAGTCAAATAACTGATCATATAAAAGCATGCAAAACCAAGCTTGATGATAAGCCGTGCTACCTCAGATGCCGTGGCTGTTCGATGGAAGATTCTGGTTATCCCACGCTGAATATCAGGTGACCTTCCTAGGGCAGTCAAAACTGAAGAAAGCAAATAACTAAAATCAGGTTGCACAAATGTGACATCATGGCCTCCCTCATCAATGTTGCTCAAACTCCATGAAGCTTTAGAAGATGAAGATCCCACGGACTCTGCAATCTCAGAAACAGCATCAAGACGAGCCAAGATCATGTTCCGATCACATAAAGGATGACTCACCTATACCATCCACCACAAAAACTCAAACTCAATGTCATGAAATATGTAAACAAGCATTagacaaaataaataagtacCAAGTGCACCTTCATACCCAGTGCCTCAGAAGCCTTGACCCAAATATAGTAAGTGTGTGATTCATACAGTGCAGCAAGGATCCAGACTCAGATCCATCAGAGTTATTCTTTAAAAGCTGAAACAATTGAACAGGTTAAACCCAAAATATATTGTCATAAATAGACAAAGCAAGGAAAAGGTTacatgaggggaaaaaaaaaaaaaacagaatttgAAATGAAGCTAAAATGTCATTGATCTCTTTAACTAATGGAGTAGATTGCAAACTGATTCCACAGATATATGTTAAACTTCCTACAAAAATTTGAACTCAAAGGAAGTTCCTATGCTTCCAACCTGATTACGAATGTTATCAATTTGTTCCCATGCACTTAGCACTGTTCCAAGGCTGACAAACAATGAGACAGGCACAAAGCTGGCATAAATGGGATCCAGTTGTTGAGGTCAATGATATGTTATCACATTGTAAATCAGGAGTACAGATTGAAAATGGCACTAGGTAATGTTTTCCAAGCATATAATAGCTCAATGACCTCGTCAAAAGGGTCAATTACCTCTAGTTGTTGGATTGAATTGGCTGAAAGAGTCATTTCCATGGTCCCCGAGAAAGGCCGAAATGAAGCTCCCAGGCTAAGAATCCTCTCAAATCCAAATTGTTTGAGATGACGAATGAGTAAAGCTAATGCTTGGACAGTGAAATCTGGCATGGCCATAATTCCCTTAAAGCAAAAAATGCATAGTTAACAAGAAATGGAGATTGAAAAAGAACATGCACAATGAAAACAAACCAGCCGAACACAAATAACAAACACAAGCTCAATAAAGCAGAAATGATAACTAAAGTGCATGTTTTCTGGATTGCCAGAGCAAGAGGACAATGCTCCATGGACTACTATGAAGCATGAACCAAGAAATTCACTATTATTCAAAATGTAGCATATCAGCATGCTGTAACAGCGTAGGAGCAGGGCATACCCACTTAATGATCTAAAATTCAGGACAGTATGTACATAGACGAAAAACGCATAGTATACCTCAATTGCCATGTGGCTATTTCCCCGCTCTCTCACCTCTGTTCCTTCCTCTTGCTGATCCCCCAAGCCATTTTCACTAGTATTCTCGTATAAAGACATCACGTCAGCAAGTGCCCCACCCTCATTGAAGCAATATCTTGAGGCACGCTCCACGCGGACATTTGAGGCTGGTCCAGCATATGCCAATAGCAACTGTGATAATAGCTCTCAGTCGTCATCCAAACCAGAACAGATGACTAATACAAGCATGAAAAATCATCTTCCAAAAAATGCAAACTTGGGTATAGCGGAAGTGAAGTTTAAACTAGTACTTCAGGTAATATGTAAGATTCCAGATTACAAGAAGGGCGTTTCTGCCATTTAAGGGAAGAAAGGTAGTAGACTCGGAAGAGAAATTTGTGAGGAGAAACGAGGGTATGCTACATTGTGTACCTAATATACCTCCAGTCCACTTTCCACAATCGCCATTCGATAAAATCCTAAACACTGACATCCACACCCAGCAACAACTGTTCAACGTCTGATTTAAACTCTAAGGTGTTTTTATCATACAATATAGACTTTGGTGTAGCTCCACACATTTCACATACTACATTAGCAagctctcttttttatttaccCAAAGCAAGATAGCAACTGTCCTACCTCGTTCAATTCACTAGGTGATATTGATCTCTTCTATTTATACAAAGATGACTCAATTATTTGAAAGATATATTACACAGCACCCTACACACAAGCAACAAACGGATGGGGGTTCAGTTCAACCATGGAGCGAAGCATTATAAAACAACCAGAAGGAGAATATATTTATTTAACTTGTTCGAAGGAAATGAAACTCATTACAAATAAAGGCTACCTTCTCAGTTTGTTTAGAGAGAGGCTCCACAAGGAGTAATTCAGCAGGGGACAAGCTCAAAATGAAAGCCTCAAGCCCAGCCCTCATCAAATTATCATTGAACTCCCCATAAACCACATCCCCAGTAGATATCTCAACCCCAACTACCCCTATCCTCACATCATCAACCCCACTCTCTTTCCCGTTCTCACCGCCCACCCCTTTCTCAACAACACAAACCAAGTAGTTGCTGCTCGACCCACACCCCTCTTCGCCACCTCCAACATCCTCTGCAGCCTCCAACGTGGCCTTGGTGTACAATGCCGATAACCCGCGACAGAAAGGCCCCAACCTGTTCGACCCATGGGCCTTAATTGCCGCTGTCTCAGACTGCTTCACCACACCCACCTTATACCCAGCACTCACAAGCCTCCTTACATGAACATTCAACCGAAAAGTCGGCACACTGGCCGTCAAGAAATTGTGATCCACGTGGGCATAAATCCCCAAAACCCTAGCCGCATTCTCGGCATCTCCACCGAAAAACCTGTACCTATAACCAACCTCAACCATCAAAAGAACATCTGGGTATTTCTCTTTGAGGTCCACGACTTGTTGCTCCAGTGGGGTATACTTGGGATTAGAAAGTGGGTTTTTTTGGGAACTACTTGCAAGGTCTTCAGTTGGTTCTAGAAGTTTGTTGAGGAATTTTTGGTGGAGGGACGGATCGGGTGAAGAAAGTCTTGGGGTTTTGGAGGGAGAGGAGGTGGGGGACGTGAGGTTGGAGTTGCGGAGGCGTTTGGAGGGTGAGAAAGTGACAGTGGCGGTGATCTTAGGGGGAGGGGTTGGCGGGTTTGGGAGTAATGGTGATTCTGATGGTGAAGTTGAAGGTGAGGggagtttgggtttgggagCGAAGAAGCGGGAAATCACCTGTTGCTTCTGTTTTCCCATGGAGGGCGTGGCACCGTCGTGGGGTTGAGCCGTGGAGTAttggttttgattcttttggCGGTGGGGGAAGTAAAAAAGGGTCTTTTGTGTTGTATTGGGTGATATGGTTTGGCACTTTGGCGCGCTCCGTCTTCTCCCCAATTGCACGAACAGTATTCCACCTCAGTGCCCCCGGCccgagaaaattttcagtgctgAGCGCATACCCGGTGGTGCTTGCTCGGTATATCCTAGCCGTTCATTTcagttttggacggcttggatttgaggagagaaaaaggagagagaatgtgggggagagaggagagagtgtttTAATTtaagccgtccaaaacacttttggatgtgTCCACTCGGGCACCACTTCAGTTGGGTGCcgtggtacccactcggcaTTGACAGAAACTCATAATCACACGCTTTAATCTTCTGGCCCTATTCCACTTAATCTTTAGCACTTTtagttcttatttaattttttcgggcttgttagttttgtgccaaatttttttggattattgattcgtcttgtatagagaaattcaaaaataattttttttttacttttacttaaatatttttataaaaaaaattgattatttctcaaaatatgtgggtataaaagtaatttttgtttttttactttttcaatttctctcgtcaatatgaatcaataatctacaaaatttttgtacaaaattaacaaatgaaaaaaaaatttaaataaagacaaaatcaacTTATTCCACTTTAAATTAAGTGAAACGGATAACCACTTGAAATAATGTAGAGAAGataaattttgatattttgtctccctttattttttgagaagacAGAAATAAATAGTCTTTCTACACCGGCTTTGTTTAttgttcctttattttctccatatttttaaaattttaatttcctttccaaaacttttcccatttacttcttctttttttttttggtacatccATTTACTTCAAAATTCACACTCATGAACCCCTGCCTATGGATTGGGTTGGGCCGTCAACTTCTGATTTCATTGGGCCTCGTGAAATATAGGAGGCTGGGCTACCTCTTTGGTTTACTTTGTGTGCGTCAGTGATGTAATCCGGCCCATGAAACCTGATGTTTGTAATTTTGGATTATAATGATcccaacaccccccccccccccccgttttttctttccaatattATATACATTAGTGGATGTTAGCGTGATTGTTAGTAGGTTAATTCAcagataattttaaaaactatccATACTTTTGAATTCTAAACGCTCACAACGGATCTCGACCCCTAACCTCCCCGCATAAGAAGGACAAGAGTTACCAAGTGGGATAAGACTCATAAAAGATCTCTTTCCCTTCAATTCTTGTTTAGGGTGATCCCCAATACCTTGGGCTTTGGAGTAAAATGTCGAGCTGGATTTCAACTTTTTacaatgaaattattttgttctaaaaaaaaagatgaaacaaTGGAGCATttatccatgaaaaaaaaaaaaaaaacaccatgaAACATATGGGaacctcgactaattccagCGCCCTGAAGTTAACAACCGAATAAACCTccaatcccaaaaaaaaagaatagaaaaagagCGACACGATGAAACCTAAGGCAACCTGCCTTGAAGTTTGACATGACTACAACAAGCACGATAAACAAATTGCGGTAAATGATTTGCGCTCATGTGTCCAATTGTCGCGATCCTTGTTTTACACCGAGTTATTGTAGGAccgaaacacacacacacgatatGCGAATatcaaaacagtaaataaaTCAATACAGAGAATATACGTGGTTCTTCAAAATCGGGTACGCCCACTCGTTCCGCTCCGGCATCTGACCTCTTTCTAGAACTTCTTAATACGAGCCACAAGTTCTAACAATTATATATGAGTTGCGGTTAAGGTTAATTTCTATCCAAACAACAAGGAAAGTACCACAAAAGTCATCAATAATTTTCATATGAATTAAACGTTCCTTAGAATCtgatcgattttttttttttttttttcctgtcaaGATTGCTGCCACCAATCACCAAGTCTCTTGCTCCGCCTAAACATAACCCGATTGAGAGATATTTGAGATGTATGCTAGGAACACCAAACCctcagggaaaaaaaatcaaatcattaAAGTGGCTCGTGATAGGCCCGCCCACCGTCCAATTCTTGAGAACACTATCCTTAGATGCTTTTGATAATTCAAGTGTCCGGGCCAACTTACGCACCCTTCGACTAATCCTGAGATCAATCTCATCGTCCACTAGTTATGGGCCTATTTAAAGCCAAGACAAAACCCGTACCGACTGAGATAGCACTTGGAGGAAGAAGATCTCTAAGTCATAGACCTTAACCACAAAACCAACCTTTTAGAGTTTATGCAATCCATAAGCGGCCGGGGGAGGAAGTGTGGGGTCCAAACCGCGGTGAATAAGCAGCGCATAGTCTAGGCTAGCTAGGCTGGCTGGTTCTTCGGCCTTTGCTCAACCATATAAGGAAAAAACCGTTGTGGTTTTAGCTACATGTACATTGTTGGCCAGCCGAAATTCCACAAGATAAGTTGttgtaaccttttttttttttgggaagaatCATTAATGTGATCCACAGGTGCTGCCATTGGTGGTCCTGGATCCTACTCCCATCGATCCTATCCCAAAGATGGAAGCCTGAATTGATAAgggtcttaattttttttaaag carries:
- the LOC131319567 gene encoding DNA mismatch repair protein MSH3 isoform X2, giving the protein MGKQKQQVISRFFAPKPKLPSPSTSPSESPLLPNPPTPPPKITATVTFSPSKRLRNSNLTSPTSSPSKTPRLSSPDPSLHQKFLNKLLEPTEDLASSSQKNPLSNPKYTPLEQQVVDLKEKYPDVLLMVEVGYRYRFFGGDAENAARVLGIYAHVDHNFLTASVPTFRLNVHVRRLVSAGYKVGVVKQSETAAIKAHGSNRLGPFCRGLSALYTKATLEAAEDVGGGEEGCGSSSNYLVCVVEKGVGGENGKESGVDDVRIGVVGVEISTGDVVYGEFNDNLMRAGLEAFILSLSPAELLLVEPLSKQTEKLLLAYAGPASNVRVERASRYCFNEGGALADVMSLYENTSENGLGDQQEEGTEVRERGNSHMAIELLKNNSDGSESGSLLHCMNHTLTIFGSRLLRHWVSHPLCDRNMILARLDAVSEIAESVGSSSSKASWSLSNIDEGGHDVTFVQPDFSYLLSSVLTALGRSPDIQRGITRIFHRTATASEFVAVIQALLVTGKQLQQLHIEEEGKSKSVSRKTVHSVLLRKLILTASSSSVISNAAKLLSALNKEAADRGDLLNLFNISSGRFPEVAEAGTTVQLAKEKLDSMIVLYRKQLGMHKLEFMSVAGTTHLIEMPSDVKVPLDWVKVNSTKKTIRYHPPEVLTALDHLTLAQEELGVVCRGAWDGFLEAFGKYYGEFQSAVQALSALDCLHSLAILSRNKNYIRPDFVNDAEPVQIHISAGRHPVMETILQDNFVPNDTHLHAAGEFCQIVTGPNMGGKSCYIRQVALIAIMAQVGSFVPASSAKLHVLDGIHTRMGASDSIQQGRSTFLEEMSEASTIIHNCTPQSLVIIDELGRGTSTHDGVAIAYATLHHLLAQKRCMVLFVTHYPKIVDIKNEFPGSVGAYHVSYMTSQSVTDVMDSNDKNGDKMDHQDVTYLYKLVPGVSERSFGFKVAQLAQLPPSCIRRAIVMATKLEVAVGKREESRLALKTRDKNAETQENVLKSQDCPLAQGFEIEELTDNYRVFFENINSALGDCDLANSFQFLKRARSIGMELINEYKTI
- the LOC131319567 gene encoding DNA mismatch repair protein MSH3 isoform X1 encodes the protein MGKQKQQVISRFFAPKPKLPSPSTSPSESPLLPNPPTPPPKITATVTFSPSKRLRNSNLTSPTSSPSKTPRLSSPDPSLHQKFLNKLLEPTEDLASSSQKNPLSNPKYTPLEQQVVDLKEKYPDVLLMVEVGYRYRFFGGDAENAARVLGIYAHVDHNFLTASVPTFRLNVHVRRLVSAGYKVGVVKQSETAAIKAHGSNRLGPFCRGLSALYTKATLEAAEDVGGGEEGCGSSSNYLVCVVEKGVGGENGKESGVDDVRIGVVGVEISTGDVVYGEFNDNLMRAGLEAFILSLSPAELLLVEPLSKQTEKLLLAYAGPASNVRVERASRYCFNEGGALADVMSLYENTSENGLGDQQEEGTEVRERGNSHMAIEGIMAMPDFTVQALALLIRHLKQFGFERILSLGASFRPFSGTMEMTLSANSIQQLELLKNNSDGSESGSLLHCMNHTLTIFGSRLLRHWVSHPLCDRNMILARLDAVSEIAESVGSSSSKASWSLSNIDEGGHDVTFVQPDFSYLLSSVLTALGRSPDIQRGITRIFHRTATASEFVAVIQALLVTGKQLQQLHIEEEGKSKSVSRKTVHSVLLRKLILTASSSSVISNAAKLLSALNKEAADRGDLLNLFNISSGRFPEVAEAGTTVQLAKEKLDSMIVLYRKQLGMHKLEFMSVAGTTHLIEMPSDVKVPLDWVKVNSTKKTIRYHPPEVLTALDHLTLAQEELGVVCRGAWDGFLEAFGKYYGEFQSAVQALSALDCLHSLAILSRNKNYIRPDFVNDAEPVQIHISAGRHPVMETILQDNFVPNDTHLHAAGEFCQIVTGPNMGGKSCYIRQVALIAIMAQVGSFVPASSAKLHVLDGIHTRMGASDSIQQGRSTFLEEMSEASTIIHNCTPQSLVIIDELGRGTSTHDGVAIAYATLHHLLAQKRCMVLFVTHYPKIVDIKNEFPGSVGAYHVSYMTSQSVTDVMDSNDKNGDKMDHQDVTYLYKLVPGVSERSFGFKVAQLAQLPPSCIRRAIVMATKLEVAVGKREESRLALKTRDKNAETQENVLKSQDCPLAQGFEIEELTDNYRVFFENINSALGDCDLANSFQFLKRARSIGMELINEYKTI